A window of Aurantibacillus circumpalustris genomic DNA:
CGCTAAGTGAATTAGTAAATGTACTCTCTACCCAAATAAACAGCCCTTTTTTTAATTGTATGCGGTAAGAATTTTCTATTGATACACCAGGCTGTTCAATGGTTTGCTTCAGGTCGCGTGTTACTGCAGCTAAATCTGAGGGGTGAATGAATTTAAAAATTGAGGCACCAAGAGTTTCGTTTGATGAAAAACCTGATATTCTTTCAGAAGAGGGGCTTTGGTAATTAATTATTCCTTTCTCATCAACGAGCAAAATTGAATCAGATATGTTTTCAAGGAGGGCTTGGAATTTTTTTTCACGATCTAACGTTTTTTCATGATTATCGCTAGTCTTTGTTTCTAAAAAAATTCGATTAACCGCATTTTCAAGAATGAGCGGAAGATTTTCGAAACGATCTTTAAAAAGAATGTTATTGGCGCCACTGTTCATCATTTGTACTGAAATATCTCTGGAGTAATTATTGGCTGTAAGAATTAATGGAATATAAAAGTCACTGCCCTGAATTAGCGAAAATATTTTTTTTGGATCTAGAGATAGCAAAACATAATCTGCAATAATTACTAAGTGGGAGCCGTCTGAGAACTCGTTTTCAAAATCATCAATTTTTGTAATCCACTTATAATAATATTTGAACTTGCAGGCCTTCAAAAACTCCTTAACTTTATCAGAATCACTAATTGCATTTTCGAGATGAAGTATTTTTATAGTGCTCATCATGAATTCTAAATAAAATTTCTAGTTATGAAGTAATAGACTTAGTTAATGGATTGCCTTCGTCTACTCTTTTGCAAATCAAAAGAAGCGTGAAAGGTAGCTAAGTTTTTGAAACTAAAAAAATAAAGAAACAGACACTAAATTTTGAAATATCTTCTTAAAAGCCTATTTTAAGATTAGATAGAATCGAGCATGGCTTTTGTAAGCGGTTTGTTAAGGAATACGATGTCTTTTGAGATGTCAGTCGCCTTTTGTCTATCCTCATTATAAACCGAGGAAGTAAGAACAACCAGTTTTGGTTGCTTGAGATTTTTTTCAGAACCTTTTTTAAAGTGATCAATAAATTGAAAACCATCCATCATTGGCATATTGATGTCGATAAATAATACCTGAGGATAGACGTCCGAGTATTGCTCACCCATGGTTACTAGA
This region includes:
- a CDS encoding response regulator; this translates as MKIKEPKTRYNNVMLIDDSELDNFINEKTLEANQFAKKVYVHTSAKSALEFLNNLVTMGEQYSDVYPQVLFIDINMPMMDGFQFIDHFKKGSEKNLKQPKLVVLTSSVYNEDRQKATDISKDIVFLNKPLTKAMLDSI